A stretch of the Nosocomiicoccus ampullae genome encodes the following:
- a CDS encoding aldehyde dehydrogenase family protein, whose amino-acid sequence MSNIFLSLNKSYIDGQFVEGDSGKTFESLNPFDDSVLAEIPLASLEQTKYAFDVASNSEWKDNPKKRKKVLKNLIKLFIQHRKNIVDVLIKESGSTFVKANAEYVATMNIIKEALKLVDQVGHVDNRKSLIPGKKNLIYRSPKGIMSSVAPFNFPLHLSMRTIAPALALGNAVVHKPDVQTGIVSGSIPAVLLREAGVPSDVFQMILTKSSIVGDEFFINDNINAISFTGSTAVGKHIREVTNDRFISMALELGGNSPFIVMDDANLDHAVRALIPGKYMHSGQICMSVNRIIVHEAVYDEFIEKFKVAAEHLKLTNEDNKLGIIGPIINKDQLEKTKKFIEMAKESGEMVLEGEVTGNFVTPFIFKDIKNDSEIAQTELFSPIGLVIKANSNDEAIKLANDTDYGLTAAVFTGDVETGQKYAEQIESGMVHVNEQPVLDFPNIPFGGVKNSGMGRYGNPYVLEDFTDIKWMSTQRGPLPYPFS is encoded by the coding sequence ATGAGTAATATATTTCTATCATTAAATAAAAGTTATATAGATGGACAGTTTGTAGAAGGGGATAGTGGTAAAACATTTGAGTCATTAAATCCATTTGATGATTCAGTACTTGCTGAAATTCCACTCGCGAGTTTAGAACAAACGAAATATGCATTTGACGTTGCAAGTAACAGTGAATGGAAAGATAATCCGAAAAAGCGTAAAAAAGTACTTAAGAATTTAATTAAGCTATTTATTCAGCATAGAAAAAATATTGTAGATGTACTGATTAAAGAAAGTGGTAGTACGTTTGTAAAAGCAAATGCAGAATATGTAGCGACGATGAATATCATTAAAGAAGCTTTAAAGCTAGTCGATCAAGTGGGGCATGTAGATAATCGTAAATCTTTAATACCAGGAAAGAAAAACTTAATCTACCGTTCACCTAAAGGAATCATGTCGTCTGTCGCACCGTTTAACTTCCCGTTACACTTGTCAATGCGTACGATTGCACCAGCGCTTGCGTTAGGTAATGCAGTCGTTCATAAACCAGATGTTCAAACAGGAATTGTCAGTGGTTCGATTCCAGCCGTCTTATTAAGAGAAGCAGGCGTACCATCGGATGTGTTTCAAATGATTTTAACAAAATCTAGTATTGTTGGCGATGAATTCTTTATTAACGATAATATTAACGCAATTAGCTTCACAGGTTCTACTGCAGTTGGTAAACATATTCGAGAAGTGACGAATGATCGATTTATATCGATGGCATTAGAGCTTGGTGGTAATAGTCCATTTATCGTAATGGATGATGCGAATTTAGATCATGCTGTACGTGCGTTAATTCCTGGGAAATATATGCATTCTGGGCAAATTTGTATGAGTGTAAACCGAATTATTGTGCATGAAGCAGTATACGATGAATTTATAGAGAAATTTAAAGTTGCCGCAGAGCATTTAAAACTAACAAACGAAGACAATAAATTAGGTATTATTGGACCAATTATAAATAAGGATCAATTAGAGAAAACAAAGAAATTTATTGAAATGGCAAAAGAATCTGGAGAAATGGTGTTAGAGGGTGAAGTGACTGGTAACTTCGTGACACCGTTTATCTTTAAAGATATTAAAAATGATAGTGAAATTGCGCAAACTGAATTATTTAGTCCAATAGGATTAGTCATTAAAGCAAATTCAAATGATGAAGCAATTAAACTTGCAAATGATACAGACTATGGTTTAACGGCAGCGGTATTCACTGGAGATGTTGAAACTGGTCAAAAATATGCAGAACAAATTGAGTCTGGAATGGTACATGTAAACGAACAGCCAGTACTAGATTTTCCGAATATACCGTTTGGTGGCGTGAAAAATAGTGGAATGGGTCGCTATGGAAATCCGTATGTACTTGAAGACTTTACAGATATAAAATGGATGAGTACGCAGCGCGGTCCGTTACCATATCCGTTTAGTTAA
- a CDS encoding heavy metal translocating P-type ATPase, with amino-acid sequence MKKWLENQGMRNTIICAVLIVAGIILQSQGLENVAIPVFIVAFLIGGYYSAKNGIEELIYDKHLNVDVLMILAAIGASVIGYWMEGALLIFIFSLAEAMETMANEKSRNAISELMNLTPDEARRYNDAGEVEVIPTSELKIGDKVQVPRGETIPIDGKLISSNAVINEASVTGESVPVEKVTGEDVVGGTINEGNRIDIEVTVEDSDTLFSKIIRLVDEAQSSPSKTASFIESIEDTYVKVILIGVPLFIAFAYFVLDWGWTESFYRGMVLLTVASPCALVASATPATLSAISNAARNGMIFKGGQTIDNVNALDAIIFDKTGTLTVGEPAVTDVYYLDNVDNTHVDEVIKSAESGSTHPIATAILEYLTETSLIELDNVEDITGKGFLIKHNGSEWKVGKHSYVLTESNIQLTEDVQRVVTEKESTGNTVIFVSRDNELQAFYALEDVVKENAKIAIEKLNNMGIQTIMVTGDNENTGKHIAKQVGIKEVHANKMPDEKSSILDDLKEKYGNVGMVGDGVNDAPALAKASTGFAMGSGTDIAMETADVVLIKDDLTMIPFSIGLSKKMKRIIVANVIFAISVIVLLIVANLFQAINLPIGVIGHEGSTILVILNGLRLLMYRD; translated from the coding sequence TTGAAAAAATGGCTTGAAAATCAAGGTATGAGAAACACAATTATATGTGCAGTCCTTATTGTGGCTGGAATCATACTTCAGTCTCAAGGCCTAGAAAATGTAGCGATTCCGGTGTTTATCGTTGCTTTTTTAATCGGGGGATATTATAGCGCGAAAAACGGAATTGAAGAACTTATTTATGATAAGCATTTAAACGTTGATGTGTTAATGATTTTAGCTGCGATCGGTGCTTCAGTGATTGGTTACTGGATGGAAGGTGCATTATTAATTTTCATATTCAGTTTAGCTGAAGCGATGGAGACGATGGCGAATGAGAAAAGCCGTAATGCAATTTCTGAGTTAATGAATTTAACGCCAGATGAAGCGCGTCGTTATAATGATGCTGGTGAGGTTGAAGTTATTCCGACGTCAGAATTAAAAATTGGTGACAAAGTGCAAGTACCACGTGGTGAAACAATTCCAATTGACGGTAAGCTGATTTCTAGTAATGCCGTAATTAATGAAGCTTCAGTCACAGGTGAATCAGTACCAGTTGAGAAAGTGACTGGTGAAGACGTCGTCGGAGGGACGATTAACGAAGGAAACCGTATCGATATTGAAGTAACAGTTGAAGATAGTGATACGCTATTTTCAAAAATCATTCGATTAGTAGATGAAGCACAGTCTTCACCAAGTAAAACAGCAAGCTTTATTGAATCGATTGAAGATACTTATGTAAAAGTGATCTTAATCGGAGTACCGTTATTTATTGCTTTTGCATATTTCGTACTTGACTGGGGATGGACAGAGTCGTTCTATCGTGGAATGGTGCTCCTAACTGTTGCATCACCATGTGCGTTAGTAGCGAGTGCCACACCAGCAACTCTTTCAGCGATTTCTAATGCTGCACGTAACGGTATGATATTTAAAGGTGGCCAAACAATTGATAACGTAAATGCGTTAGATGCGATTATCTTTGACAAAACAGGAACGTTAACAGTCGGAGAACCAGCAGTGACTGACGTATATTATTTAGATAACGTTGATAACACTCATGTCGATGAAGTAATCAAAAGTGCAGAATCTGGATCAACACATCCAATCGCAACTGCTATTTTAGAATACTTAACAGAAACTTCACTCATAGAGTTAGATAACGTAGAAGATATTACAGGTAAAGGATTTTTAATTAAACATAATGGTAGTGAATGGAAAGTTGGTAAACACAGTTATGTGCTCACTGAATCTAACATTCAACTGACTGAAGACGTTCAACGTGTAGTGACTGAAAAAGAATCGACAGGAAACACCGTGATTTTTGTGAGTCGTGATAATGAATTACAAGCGTTCTATGCGTTAGAAGACGTCGTTAAAGAGAACGCAAAAATTGCAATAGAAAAGTTAAACAATATGGGCATACAAACAATTATGGTTACAGGAGATAACGAAAACACTGGTAAACATATCGCAAAACAAGTTGGCATTAAAGAAGTACATGCAAATAAAATGCCGGACGAAAAATCTTCTATATTAGATGATTTAAAAGAGAAATATGGAAATGTTGGAATGGTCGGTGACGGGGTTAACGACGCACCAGCATTAGCCAAAGCATCCACAGGTTTTGCGATGGGTTCAGGTACAGACATCGCGATGGAAACAGCAGACGTCGTTCTGATTAAAGATGATTTAACAATGATTCCATTCTCAATCGGATTATCTAAAAAGATGAAACGCATTATCGTCGCAAACGTTATATTTGCGATTAGTGTTATCGTACTTTTAATCGTTGCGAACCTGTTTCAAGCAATTAACTTACCAATTGGTGTAATCGGACACGAAGGGTCAACGATATTAGTTATCCTGAATGGTTTAAGATTACTTATGTATAGAGACTAA
- a CDS encoding Cof-type HAD-IIB family hydrolase — translation MKKLFFFDIDGTLYNTDVKVPESTRKAIKKLQNDGHTVMIATGRAPFLFEDLRDELNIHSYVSLNGQYAVVDGEVIYKRPIEKELLELLTKEAKKNDHPIVYLNQENMVSNIKRHDYIDEGLGSLKFNHDPVHDEAFYLSNDVYQSLLFCTEDAEDYYKEKFTDLDFLRWHRVSLDVLPKGGTKAKTVKKVIEKLGFDEEDVYAFGDGPNDREMLKFVKHSVAMGNAVDETKAVAEYVTDHVDNDGLYKALEHYGFI, via the coding sequence TTGAAAAAACTGTTCTTTTTTGACATTGACGGCACGCTTTATAATACTGATGTAAAAGTCCCTGAAAGCACAAGAAAAGCGATTAAAAAATTACAAAATGATGGTCATACTGTGATGATTGCAACGGGTCGCGCACCGTTTTTATTTGAAGATTTACGTGATGAATTAAATATTCATTCTTACGTTTCTTTAAACGGTCAATATGCGGTTGTCGATGGGGAAGTGATTTACAAACGTCCGATAGAAAAAGAGTTATTAGAACTACTTACAAAAGAAGCAAAGAAAAACGATCATCCGATTGTCTACCTAAATCAAGAGAATATGGTATCTAACATTAAAAGACATGATTATATCGATGAAGGACTCGGTTCTTTAAAGTTCAATCATGACCCAGTGCATGATGAGGCCTTTTATTTATCAAATGATGTCTATCAAAGCTTACTGTTTTGTACAGAAGATGCAGAAGACTACTACAAAGAAAAATTCACAGACTTGGATTTTTTAAGATGGCATCGGGTATCTTTAGATGTATTACCTAAAGGTGGTACGAAAGCTAAAACAGTTAAAAAAGTAATTGAGAAGCTAGGATTTGATGAAGAAGACGTCTATGCGTTTGGAGATGGTCCAAATGACCGTGAAATGTTAAAGTTTGTAAAGCATTCAGTGGCAATGGGGAACGCAGTGGATGAAACAAAGGCAGTCGCAGAGTACGTGACAGACCACGTCGATAACGACGGATTATATAAAGCGTTAGAGCATTATGGCTTCATTTAA
- a CDS encoding viroplasmin family protein — translation MSKFYAVRKGRTPGIYRDWESAKREVMGFSGAEYKSFKTNEEALEFMNKNKKKDTKLDGLIAYVDGSYDRRTKRAGFGAVLILNDEVIHEASKETKVNEADNLWNVSAEISGVLYAVEYAVKHNYSKIHVHYDYMGLEKWATHEWRANKETTKAYQEKIQKLMQQIEVDFIKVKAHTGDYYNERADDLAKAAIMEG, via the coding sequence ATGAGTAAATTTTATGCAGTACGTAAAGGTCGCACACCTGGAATCTATAGAGACTGGGAGAGTGCGAAGCGTGAAGTGATGGGGTTTAGTGGTGCTGAATATAAGTCGTTTAAAACGAATGAAGAAGCACTTGAATTTATGAATAAAAATAAGAAAAAAGACACAAAGTTAGATGGTTTAATTGCGTATGTCGACGGGAGTTATGATCGACGTACTAAACGCGCGGGCTTTGGAGCAGTGCTGATTTTAAACGATGAAGTCATCCATGAAGCTTCGAAAGAAACTAAAGTAAATGAAGCGGATAATTTATGGAACGTGAGTGCCGAGATTAGTGGTGTGTTGTACGCAGTTGAGTACGCAGTAAAACATAATTATAGTAAAATACATGTTCATTATGACTATATGGGGTTAGAAAAATGGGCGACACATGAGTGGCGCGCAAATAAAGAAACGACAAAAGCTTATCAAGAAAAAATTCAAAAGTTGATGCAACAAATTGAAGTCGACTTTATAAAAGTAAAAGCACATACTGGAGATTACTATAATGAGCGCGCAGATGATCTCGCAAAAGCAGCAATTATGGAGGGTTAA
- a CDS encoding metal-dependent transcriptional regulator: MSPTREDYLKIIYELGGEFSRVSNKAIAEKLNISPPTVTEMTSSLVKAGWIEVKPYHGSMLTKEGAAEAKRLVHKHRLWEVFLVNKLGFSIEEVHDEAELLEHSTTDKLAKKLYEFLDHPKYCPHGGAILPEDMKAEDLHSVSLTGAEYNVSVSISRFVNEDKLVHYFKNQNLNINDVINIKSYDKTLDLYEIENESNNETVYISSKIAQFIFVRT, encoded by the coding sequence ATGAGTCCGACGAGAGAGGATTACTTAAAAATTATTTACGAACTTGGTGGTGAGTTTTCGAGAGTTTCGAATAAAGCCATTGCTGAGAAGTTAAATATCTCTCCACCAACTGTTACTGAAATGACAAGCAGTTTAGTAAAAGCAGGATGGATTGAAGTTAAGCCATATCACGGGAGCATGTTAACTAAAGAGGGCGCTGCTGAAGCTAAACGTCTCGTCCATAAACATAGATTATGGGAAGTCTTCCTCGTAAATAAGCTCGGCTTTTCAATTGAAGAAGTACATGATGAAGCAGAGCTGCTTGAGCACTCAACGACTGACAAACTTGCTAAAAAGCTTTACGAGTTTCTTGACCACCCGAAATACTGCCCACACGGCGGTGCAATATTACCTGAAGATATGAAAGCAGAAGACCTACATTCAGTGTCTTTAACTGGTGCTGAATATAATGTTTCTGTATCGATTAGCCGCTTCGTAAATGAAGACAAGTTAGTTCATTATTTTAAAAATCAAAATTTAAATATTAACGATGTTATAAATATTAAATCTTATGATAAAACACTCGATCTTTATGAAATCGAAAATGAAAGTAATAATGAAACAGTCTATATTTCTTCAAAAATCGCACAATTTATATTCGTAAGGACATAA
- a CDS encoding PTS transporter subunit IIC — translation MNMSKKDFFFNILNGMAIGIVVSLVTSALLGEILKFLGRYSEVFLIIGNAVNSFQLITSVIIGVLAGINLKFDGIRSVILGGAALIGSGALLFEESGIRIQGMGDLINVLVTLIIAAAIIVLIGDKLGSLNIVFLPFLGGVVPGLIGLLILPYSQAVTTALGDVITRFTELNPLLMTIFICVFYSALLATPISLIAIATVVGLSGLASGAANLGILTACMTFLFGSIGVNNKGTIIALIIGTGKMMMPVYFKHPIIVVPLIINGIIVGATGYFMNVQGTPMSAGFGHTGLVGPINSLALMDGSTSVNIVKLTVAYLIVPVIAAFIVNKLCLKFLPNYTKEMYLFKP, via the coding sequence ATGAATATGTCAAAAAAAGATTTCTTTTTCAATATCCTTAACGGAATGGCGATTGGTATCGTTGTTTCTTTAGTTACAAGTGCGTTACTTGGAGAGATTTTAAAATTTTTAGGCCGTTATTCTGAAGTATTTTTAATTATTGGAAATGCTGTAAATTCTTTTCAACTCATTACATCAGTGATTATCGGCGTTTTAGCTGGAATTAACTTAAAATTCGACGGAATTAGAAGTGTTATATTAGGTGGTGCTGCATTAATTGGATCAGGTGCACTATTGTTTGAAGAGTCTGGTATACGTATACAAGGAATGGGCGATTTAATTAACGTTTTAGTCACGCTGATTATTGCAGCGGCGATTATCGTTTTAATTGGTGATAAACTTGGTTCATTGAACATTGTATTCTTACCGTTTCTCGGTGGAGTTGTTCCAGGTTTAATTGGATTATTGATATTACCTTATTCACAAGCAGTAACGACAGCGTTAGGTGACGTAATCACTCGCTTCACAGAGTTAAATCCATTATTAATGACAATATTTATTTGTGTGTTTTACTCTGCACTATTAGCTACACCAATTTCACTCATTGCGATCGCAACAGTTGTTGGTTTGTCTGGCCTTGCAAGTGGTGCTGCGAACTTAGGTATTTTAACTGCATGTATGACGTTCTTATTCGGTTCAATTGGTGTGAACAATAAGGGAACGATTATCGCACTTATTATTGGTACAGGTAAAATGATGATGCCCGTATACTTTAAACATCCAATTATTGTTGTTCCATTGATTATTAACGGAATTATCGTCGGTGCAACAGGATACTTCATGAATGTGCAAGGAACTCCGATGTCCGCTGGTTTTGGTCATACTGGTCTTGTCGGACCAATTAATTCACTTGCATTAATGGATGGTAGTACGAGTGTTAATATTGTAAAACTTACAGTTGCATACTTAATTGTACCCGTCATTGCAGCATTTATTGTCAATAAATTATGCTTGAAATTTTTACCAAATTACACAAAAGAGATGTACTTATTTAAACCATAA
- a CDS encoding NADPH-dependent FMN reductase, with protein sequence MNVIVLAGSNVGSKTATALDYVTNYFKEHHNTHNIEMIDLKDKKLNLADGRHYEDWSGDTKEVVSKMLGADVIVIGFPVFQASIPAVLKNLFDLLPIDGLRGKTVSIVSTAGSNRHFLVAEMMLKPILNYMKAHVLSSYVFITPESYEGKRLTDVNILHRLDRLADETIQIAEAHKTFRKEIHK encoded by the coding sequence ATGAATGTTATAGTATTAGCTGGATCGAATGTCGGTTCGAAAACTGCAACAGCTTTAGACTATGTGACTAATTATTTTAAAGAGCATCACAATACTCATAATATTGAAATGATTGATTTAAAAGATAAAAAACTTAACCTAGCTGATGGGCGCCACTATGAAGACTGGTCTGGAGATACTAAAGAAGTAGTTTCAAAAATGTTAGGTGCTGACGTCATCGTTATCGGTTTCCCAGTTTTCCAAGCATCTATTCCTGCAGTGTTGAAAAACTTATTTGATTTACTACCAATCGATGGACTCAGAGGAAAGACAGTTTCTATCGTTTCAACAGCTGGTTCTAATAGACACTTCTTAGTCGCAGAAATGATGTTAAAGCCTATTTTAAACTATATGAAAGCACACGTTCTTTCATCGTATGTGTTTATAACACCAGAATCATATGAAGGTAAACGACTCACAGATGTCAATATTCTTCATCGTTTAGATCGTTTAGCAGATGAAACCATCCAAATTGCTGAAGCACATAAAACATTTAGAAAAGAAATTCATAAATAA
- a CDS encoding L-cystine transporter, with translation MDVTFVILNLIVFLLLLGAVFFMQKKHIKFSYRVLIALVIGLAFGGILQLIYGSESSVLSTTSNWINMVGGGFIRLLRMIVIPLIFISILSAFAKLEAKEKFLKSAVKTIGILLGTVAIAAVIGISTALLFNLDASSINLGQAEESRALDIETTASEIEDLTLPEQITELLPANPFLDFTGERPTSTIAVVIFAAFLGYALLKFKKHNEERASRLSEGILIVNDWVMELVKIILRLTPYGILAIMTNTVATSDFRALIDLGLFVVASYVALIIMFIIHLIILMFTGLNPITYVKKSSEALLFAFSSRSSAGSLPLNIQTQTTRLGVPSSIANFSASFGLSIGQNGCAGIYPSMLAIMVAPVAGVEVDLTFILTLVVVIVITSLGIAGVGGGATFAAIIVLSTMNLPVALAAVLISVEPLIDMGRTALNVSDSMVAGTVTAKTNGTLDKSVYNSTDYDELTTSNI, from the coding sequence ATGGATGTAACTTTTGTTATATTGAATTTAATTGTCTTTTTACTGCTCCTTGGTGCAGTTTTTTTCATGCAAAAAAAACATATCAAGTTTTCTTATAGAGTACTCATCGCTCTAGTTATTGGACTTGCTTTTGGAGGTATCCTCCAATTAATATACGGTTCAGAATCATCAGTACTGTCAACGACATCTAACTGGATCAACATGGTTGGTGGAGGATTTATACGATTACTACGTATGATTGTAATTCCATTAATCTTCATTTCTATTTTAAGTGCGTTTGCTAAGTTAGAAGCAAAAGAGAAATTTTTAAAGTCTGCAGTTAAAACGATTGGTATTTTACTCGGTACCGTTGCAATTGCGGCAGTCATCGGTATTTCAACTGCTTTACTATTTAACTTAGATGCTTCAAGTATTAACTTAGGTCAAGCTGAGGAATCACGTGCATTAGATATTGAAACTACAGCTTCTGAAATTGAAGATTTAACGTTACCTGAACAAATTACTGAATTGCTTCCAGCAAATCCATTTTTAGACTTTACAGGGGAACGTCCAACTTCAACAATCGCAGTTGTTATATTCGCTGCATTTCTAGGTTATGCACTATTAAAATTCAAAAAACATAATGAAGAAAGAGCAAGTAGATTATCTGAAGGTATTTTAATCGTTAATGATTGGGTCATGGAACTCGTTAAAATTATTTTAAGATTAACACCATATGGTATTTTAGCGATTATGACAAACACTGTCGCAACGAGTGACTTTAGAGCTTTAATAGATTTAGGTCTGTTCGTCGTTGCATCGTATGTAGCATTAATTATAATGTTTATTATTCATTTAATTATTCTTATGTTTACAGGATTAAACCCAATCACATATGTTAAAAAATCATCTGAAGCATTATTATTTGCATTCTCGTCACGTTCAAGTGCTGGATCATTACCATTAAATATCCAAACTCAAACGACAAGACTTGGTGTGCCTTCAAGTATTGCAAACTTCTCTGCAAGCTTTGGATTATCTATTGGTCAAAACGGATGTGCGGGTATTTATCCTTCAATGCTAGCAATTATGGTCGCACCTGTTGCTGGAGTTGAAGTAGATTTAACATTTATTTTAACTTTAGTTGTAGTTATTGTAATTACTAGTTTAGGAATTGCAGGTGTTGGTGGTGGTGCAACATTTGCAGCTATCATCGTACTAAGTACAATGAACCTTCCTGTCGCTTTAGCAGCTGTACTAATTTCTGTTGAACCACTTATTGATATGGGACGTACTGCTCTAAACGTTAGTGACTCAATGGTTGCGGGTACAGTGACAGCAAAAACAAACGGCACTCTTGATAAATCTGTATATAATAGCACAGATTATGATGAACTTACAACTTCAAATATATAA
- a CDS encoding BCCT family transporter produces the protein MKNKNKLSPVFIYASILVLILVIFGMIMPKRFGDVTGTLSSWITNTFGWYYMILVTIIILFSLFLIFSPIGKLKLGKPNDEPEFKTISWLAMLFSAGMGIGLVFYGASEPISHYLMPPSTEPETKEAFMESMRSTIFHYGFHPWAVYGIVALSLAYFQFRKNEDGLLSKTLRPIFGDRVDGPLGTIIDVLSVFATIIGVAVSLGVGTLQINAGLNYLFNIPQNILIQFVIIFVVTILFLISAWSGLSKGIQYLSNINMSLAILLLISLFFIGPTILILNMMTTTAGSYLGTFLENSFDVAPLYEQKSSWLKDWTIYYWGWWISWSPFVGIFIARVSKGRSIREFVIAVLLVPTIISLIWFSVFGTTGVTVAQSSDSILSLPPETQLFAIFNELPLSVVLSTIALLLVSIFFITSADSATFVLGMQTSYGDLQPPKGVKIIWGVLLSLIAFVLLLTGGDEGLGALQSAAIISAFPFSIVIILMTISFFKDANLERKHLGLTITPDKKRLEEYHEHVEEHPHTDMNREDTNNVF, from the coding sequence ATGAAAAATAAAAATAAGCTATCACCAGTTTTCATTTACGCATCAATTTTGGTACTCATTCTCGTTATTTTTGGAATGATTATGCCTAAACGCTTTGGTGATGTAACTGGTACTTTAAGTTCTTGGATTACAAATACATTCGGATGGTATTATATGATTCTTGTTACCATCATAATTCTTTTCTCACTTTTCTTAATATTTAGTCCTATTGGTAAATTAAAACTCGGAAAGCCAAATGATGAACCAGAGTTTAAAACTATTTCTTGGCTTGCGATGTTATTTAGTGCTGGAATGGGTATTGGTCTTGTATTTTACGGTGCATCTGAACCTATTTCTCACTATTTAATGCCTCCTTCTACTGAACCTGAAACGAAGGAAGCTTTTATGGAATCTATGCGTTCAACAATTTTTCATTATGGTTTTCATCCATGGGCAGTATATGGAATTGTTGCATTATCACTTGCTTACTTCCAATTTAGAAAAAACGAAGATGGTTTACTTTCTAAAACATTAAGACCTATTTTTGGTGATCGCGTTGATGGACCACTTGGAACGATCATCGACGTGCTGTCTGTATTTGCAACAATTATAGGTGTCGCAGTGTCTCTAGGTGTTGGAACATTACAAATTAATGCGGGTTTAAATTATCTATTTAACATTCCACAAAACATCCTTATACAATTCGTTATCATATTTGTTGTTACAATTCTTTTCCTTATAAGTGCATGGAGCGGTTTATCGAAAGGAATCCAGTATTTAAGTAACATCAATATGTCGTTAGCAATACTACTATTAATATCACTATTTTTTATTGGACCAACTATTTTAATTCTAAATATGATGACAACAACAGCAGGCTCTTATCTTGGTACTTTCTTAGAAAACAGTTTTGATGTGGCACCATTATATGAACAAAAATCTTCTTGGCTAAAAGACTGGACAATATACTACTGGGGTTGGTGGATTAGTTGGAGTCCGTTTGTAGGTATATTTATTGCACGTGTATCAAAAGGACGTTCAATTAGAGAATTTGTTATTGCTGTATTACTTGTGCCAACAATTATTAGTTTAATTTGGTTTAGTGTATTCGGTACTACAGGAGTTACTGTTGCTCAGAGTTCAGATAGCATTTTAAGTTTACCACCCGAAACTCAATTGTTTGCCATATTTAACGAATTACCATTAAGTGTTGTTCTTTCAACAATAGCATTACTACTTGTTTCTATTTTCTTTATAACATCTGCAGACTCCGCAACGTTTGTTTTAGGAATGCAAACTTCTTACGGTGATTTACAACCTCCGAAAGGCGTAAAAATCATTTGGGGAGTTTTATTATCTCTAATCGCATTTGTCCTGCTGTTAACAGGTGGAGATGAAGGTCTAGGTGCACTTCAATCCGCAGCAATTATTTCAGCGTTTCCTTTTAGTATTGTAATTATACTTATGACTATCAGCTTCTTTAAAGATGCTAACTTGGAACGTAAACATCTCGGTCTTACAATAACTCCAGATAAAAAACGATTAGAAGAATATCACGAACATGTTGAAGAACACCCACATACTGATATGAACCGCGAAGATACAAATAATGTATTTTAA